In Oryza sativa Japonica Group chromosome 2, ASM3414082v1, the following are encoded in one genomic region:
- the LOC4329367 gene encoding uncharacterized protein, which yields MATALASRVESWARDQAARLPAWARPRPPSAAAAAVPRWPWPWPWSWSWPPPPRAPAWPGDRRRQRERAFREEFERRRRQLRELCRAVRVDTVAELQELLCAVVLAECVYKRPVSEMMRYINKFKSDFGGHIVSLERVQPSLDHVGHRYVLAEAGDTLFATFIGTKQYKDIIADVNILQGTVFHEDTAQDLADAVECVQNDDQKGEENLGTSYREKSKQLRKSKPAAHRGFLARANGIPALELYKLAQKKNRKLVLCGHSLGGAVAALATLAILRVLASSSPSKEPDRLQVKCITFSQPPVGNAALRDYVHRRGWQDYFKSYCIPEDLVPRILSPAYFHHYNAQTPDNTNAKSDEEKDTKSVCSKENNGEQLVLGVGPVQKSLWRLSKLVPLEGVRKSLSVLQKQTNSFGKAPSQLDNFLQSKVDESEEGLQSLEIQEGSEGIALTPLSDKDGGLTEENNKTDKTNVSEVGGSKRWNRVPSLPSYVPFGELYLLGDSSVNTLSDSEYSKMTSVQSVITELRERLQSHSMKSYRARFQKIYDICMSANAQLFTGIEQLPQFSHLQELLGLTAADSVELGHIVEPPTIRTATSILPLGWNGYPGDKSAEPLKVDIIGHDLHMCTLFQAQINGNWYSTVIETLPMVSYSSDQEVQPTLQKMRILVGQPLKQPPNYISEDFMVSVATGTGSNPDYGFDSLFEDKGCCKGLNEFLIYGTSDFVTICKEVYVRTRRVRLLGLEGAGKTSLLKALLGQFKERSKAVLECIHVDLHGKGVSNGLCYVDSATVNLQELPLEVRQFKEELQLGIHDLSRKTDLVIVVHNLAHRIPQYHQSNTSQPQPALSLLLDEAKALGIPWILAITNKFSVSAHEQNALITSAMEAYQASPDMTKVVNSSPFLMPSATNSLRPISSASGSLRNENPSGRAAFYPVNFSLSPFQRKDIVMHVEGVTALRQLVHQVIHSNEEPAFEELSRERLSLELEREKAASLQGKRKPQKRDGSVTAAAVGASLGAGLGVVMAVIMGAASALRKP from the exons ATGGCGACGGCGCTGGCGAGCCGCGTCGAGTCGTGGGCGCGGGACCAGGCGGCGCGGCTGCCCGCGTGGGCGCGGCCGAGGCCGCCCtccgccgcagcggcggcggtgccgcggTGGCCCTGGCCCTGGCCCTGGTCCTGGTCCTGGCCCCCGCCGCCCCGGGCGCCCGCGTGGCCGGGCGACCGGAGGCGCCAGCGGGAGCGCGCGTTCCGGGAGGAgttcgagcgccgccgccgccagctccgcgAGCTCTGCCGCGCCGTCCGCGTCGACACCGTCGCCGAGCTCCAGGAGCTGCtctgcgccgtcgtcctcgccgagTGCGTCTACAAG AGGCCTGTTTCTGAGATGATGAGATATATTAATAAGTTCAAATCTGATTTTGGTGGACACATTGTGTCTCTTGAGCGTGTTCAGCCATCCTTGGATCATGTAGGACATAG GTATGTGTTAGCAGAGGCTGGTGATACATTATTTGCTACATTTATCGGTACAAAACAATACAA AGATATTATTGCTGATGTGAATATACTCCAAGGAACCGTATTTCATGAGGATACCGCACAGGATTTGGCTGATGCTGTTGAGTGTGTGCAAAATGATGACCAGAAGGGTGAAGAAAACCTCGGGACATCTTATCGAGAGAAATCAAAACAGTTGAGAAAATCAAAACCTGCTGCACACCGG GGTTTCTTAGCACGTGCCAATGGAATTCCTGCTCTGGAGCTATACAAACTTGCTCAGAAAAAGAACAGGAAACTTGTTCTGTGCGGACATTCGCTTGGTGGAGCG GTAGCTGCTTTGGCTACCCTTGCAATATTAAGAGTACTTGCATCCTCATCTCCATCTAAAGAGCCTGACAGGCTTCAGGTGAAGTGTATCACGTTTTCTCAGCCACCAGTTGGGAATGCTGCACTGAGAGA CTACGTTCATCGAAGAGGATGGCAAGATTATTTCAAATCCTACTGTATTCCAGAGGACTTGGTGCCACGTATTTTATCGCCGGCATACTTTCACCACTATAATGCCCAAACACCTGATAACACTAACGCAAAATCTGATGAAGAAAAGGACACAAAATCTGTATGTTCAAAAGAGAACAATGGGGAGCAACTTGTTCTAGGTGTTGGTCCTGTTCAAAAGTCACTCTGGAGACTTTCAAAGCTTGTTCCTTTGGAAGGAGTGCGAAAAAGTTTAAGTGTGCTTCAGAAACAAACAAATAGTTTTGGAAAGGCACCATCACAGTTGGATAATTTCTTGCAATCAAAGGTTGATGAATCAGAAGAGGGGCTGCAATCTCTTGAGATTCAAGAAGGTTCAGAAGGAATTGCTCTTACCCCTTTATCTGATAAAGATGGAGGGCTCACTGAAGAAAATAACAAGACTGATAAAACTAATGTTTCTGAAGTTGGGGGTTCAAAACGGTGGAACAGAGTACCTTCTTTGCCTTCATATGTTCCATTTGGTGAG CTATACCTGTTGGGAGATTCATCAGTCAATACACTTTCAGATTCAGAGTACTCCAAGATGACATCG GTGCAGTCAGTTATAACGGAATTAAGAGAGCGTTTGCAATCACACTCAATGAAATCTTATAGGGCTCGCTTCCAGAA AATATATGACATCTGCATGTCTGCAAATGCCCAGCTTTTTACAGGCATTGAACAATTGCCACAATTTTCACATCTACAAGAACTACTCGGTCTAACAGCTGCTGATTCTGTTGAACTTGGCCATATTGTGGAGCCTCCTACTATTCGAACTGCCACTTCTATTCTTCCTCTTGGATGGAATGGCTACCCTGGTGATAAAAGTGCTGAACCCCTGAAAGTTGATATAATTGGACATGACCTGCATATGTGCACTCTTTTCCAGGCTCAGATAAATGGAAACTG GTATTCAACAGTCATTGAAACTCTACCAATGGTGTCATATTCATCAGATCAGGAAGTGCAGCCTACATTGCAAAAAATGCGCATTCTAGTTGGTCAGCCACTAAAGCAGCCTCCAAATTATATCAGTGAAGATTTTATGGTTTCTGTGGCCACGGGTACAGGGTCAAATCCAGATTATGGATTTGACTCATTGTTTGAAGATAAAGGTTGTTGCAAGGGTTTGAATGAATTTCTTATATACGGTACAAGTGATTTTGTAACTATATGTAAAGAGGTCTATGTGAGGACCAGGAGGGTGCGATTGCTTGGACTAGAG GGAGCAGGTAAAACTTCCTTGCTAAAAGCATTGTTAGGACAATTTAAAGAAAGAAGCAAAGCAGTTCTTGAGTGCATACATGTAGATTTGCATGGAAAAGGAGTTTCAAATGGTTTGTGCTACGTAGATTCGGCAACAGTGAACTTGCAG GAACTACCTTTAGAAGTTAGGCAGTTCAAAGAAGAATTGCAGTTAGGGATACATGATCTCAGCAGGAAGACTGACTTAGTTATTGTTGTGCATAACCTTGCTCATCGAATTCCTCAGTATCACCAGTCCAACACTTCTCAACCACAGCCAGCGCTTTCACTTCTCTTGGATGAAGCCAAGGCTCTTGGCATTCCATGGATCCTTGCAATAACTAATAAATTCTCCGTCAGTGCACATGAACAGAACGCATTGATCACTTCAGCAATGGAAGCTTATCAAGCCTCTCCTGACATGACTAAAGTTGTTAACTCTTCCCCATTTCTAATGCCAAGTGCCACAAATAGTTTGCGCCCCATCAGTTCAGCTAGTGGCAGTCTGAGGAACGAGAATCCTTCAGGCAGAGCTGCTTTTTATCCAGTAAACTTTTCACTCTCACCATTTCAGAGGAAGGACATTGTTATGCATGTTGAGGGTGTCACTGCCCTTCgtcaacttgtacatcaagtAATTCACAGCAATGAAGAGCCAGCATTTGAG GAGCTTTCTCGTGAGAGATTGTCGCTGGAgctggagagagagaaagcagcATCTCTgcaagggaagcggaagccccAGAAGAGAGATGGCTCTGTTACAGCTGCTGCCGTAGGTGCATCACTTGGTGCCGGACTCGGGGTTGTAATGGCTGTAATAATGGGAGCTGCGTCAGCTCTCCGGAAGCCATGA